A stretch of Ranitomeya variabilis isolate aRanVar5 chromosome 3, aRanVar5.hap1, whole genome shotgun sequence DNA encodes these proteins:
- the NSUN5 gene encoding 28S rRNA (cytosine-C(5))-methyltransferase, with amino-acid sequence MALYQTAAGILEKLQRKEGAVKTLVYDSGYKNVRQLYALLCQTLRYTSVIEEIIRSSELLRGPKKLPMTLATVLVYDLLFGKGLQCGGRWKSTILAQRARLHAELAKLKVKKKVSSNQDLVTSMGGSSDGPVLPRYVRVNTLKSSMDDVITYFKRQGYTYLGKARSIQELIDFGQKSGKLFLQDLHVPNLLVFPPSTDFHKDSLYTAGHLILQDKASCLPALLLDPPVGACVIDACAAPGNKTSQLAAIVQNKGKVFAFDLDTKRLATMSTLLLRAGVTCQELANVDFLTVNPSEPKYHKVSHILVDPSCSGSGIPDQMRVLTDEAGSEKEARLQALSAFQRRALSHALQFPSAQHVVYSTCSVHQQENEDVVKDILEQHPDFRLVNVLPSWPMRGLNTFPGSECCLRASLSDTLTNGFFVALFQRRSPEEKRISCTSKELKPAGVQVNASDEHENNELVQSKRKSECIRQDSVSGTKKNRKKKKKRKIDQS; translated from the exons ATGGCTCTGTACCAAACCGCGGCCGGGATCCTGGAGAAACTGCAGCGGAAGGAGGGCGCTGTGAAGACCCTCGTGTATGACAGTGGCTACAAG AATGTGCGGCAGTTGTACGCCCTGCTCTGTCAGACGCTGCGCTATACCTCCGTGATTGAAGAGATCATCAGAAGTTCAGAGCTGCTTCGTGGACCAAAGAAATTGCCGATGACCTTAGCTACA GTGCTGGTTTATGATTTGCTTTTTGGGAAAGGACTTCAGTGCGGAGGCCGATGGAAATCAACAATCTTAGCACAACGAGCAAGACTACATGCCGAGCTTGCAAAACTAAAAGTCAAGAAAAAGGTCAGCAGCAACCAGGACTTGGTGACATCAATGGGTGGCTCATCTGACG GTCCTGTTTTGCCACGATATGTTCGTGTGAACACCCTGAAGTCCTCCATGGATGATGTCATAACTTACTTTAAGCGTCAAGGTTATACCTACCTTGGCAAAGCTCGCAG TATCCAGGAACTGATAGATTTTGGACAGAAGTCTGGGAAGTTGTTCCTCCAGGATCTCCACGTCCCAAACCTACTAGTTTTTCCACCCAGTACAGACTTTCACAAGGACTCCTTATACACAGCTGGACATCTTATATTGCAGGATAAG GCCAGTTGTCTCCCAGCGTTGCTTCTGGATCCTCCTGTGGGGGCCTGTGTCATTGATGCTTGTGCAGCCCCTGGGAATAAAACTAGCCAGCTGGCTGCCATAGTACAGAACAAGGG AAAAGTTTTTGCCTTTGATCTGGACACAAAGCGTTTGGCAACTATGAGTACGCTGCTGCTGCGTGCTGGAGTCACCTGTCAAGAACTGGCCAATGTGGACTTCCTGACGGTCAATCCGAGCGAACCAAAATATCACAAAGTCAGTCACATCTTGGTGGATCCATCGTGTAGCGGATCAG GCATACCAGATCAGATGAGAGTCCTCACAGATGAGGCAGGGTCTGAAAAGGAAGCGAGGCTGCAGGCCCTGTCCGCCTTCCAGAGACGGGCGCTGTCCCATGCTCTGCAGTTCCCATCTGCGCAGCACGTCGTCTACTCTACCTGCTCCGTGCACCAGCAAGAAAACGAGGATGTGGTAAAGGACATTCTAGAGCAGCACCCTGACTTCAG GTTGGTTAATGTTCTCCCCTCATGGCCAATGCGTGGACTGAATACATTCCCGGGATCAGAGTGCTGTCTGCGCGCCTCTTTGTCAGATACACTGACAAATGGCTTTTTTGTAGCGCTATTTCAGCGCAGGAGCCCTGAAGAAAAAAG AATTTCCTGCACCTCTAAAGAGCTGAAGCCAGCGGGCGTGCAGGTAAATGCCTCCGATGAGCATGAGAATAATGAGTTGGTCCAGTCCAAAAGGAAATCTGAATGCATCCGTCAGGATTCAGTGAGCGGCACAAAGAAAAATCGCAAGAAGAAGAAGAAACGTAAAATCGACCAGTCCTAA